DNA sequence from the Plasmodium brasilianum strain Bolivian I chromosome 4, whole genome shotgun sequence genome:
GCATATAGGTACTTGTTTAACTCTAAATTTAATACGCTTTGTAATTTTTGGTAACTCCCTTTCTTATATACAttactaataatattttcagcTAAAAATATACACTTATCTATATTTAATCCAATCCCTAAGAGgcatgcacatatacaaCCAGCAGATGATCCGGATATATTCGTGTGcatgtttaaaatatttttttcaattaataaACTACTAACTCCTAAGTGGTAAGGAATTAATAACCCGGCAGCAGAAAATGATATTCCGAGGTTCATTCGCTCATTTGGTTCTTTATGGTGTcctaataataaattatttttacttgtaatgcaatttttatttatcatactATTTTTGCTTACAGCTCCACTTTTACTCATATCACTCTTATAAAAAACTTTAGAAAGcgtttttctaatatatacaGAGTACGATCTGTAgctctttattttattcactTCTTTCTTGATAGACATATTGTCAGTTACTTCCTCCTCATTCGTTATATTTCTTTCATCGAATGATTTTGTCAAGTTGCTTTTGCCAAGGGCCTCTGTTGCAGTATCGTCCAGCAGGTGTCCACTGTGTGCGTAACTACATTTACTGCTATATTTGCAGTTATATTTTCCACTATGCGTTCCTGTGCGTTTAACGCTATCTTTGATGATACGTTTACCACTACCTTTTCCGCTGCTTCTCCTCCTCCTAACCCCCCTCAACAAAGAACAGTCGTACATATAAAACGTTTCATCAAGCTTTTTATTCATGGAAGTCCTAGGTtttaatgtaattttatCATCCCATATCTTTATTCTATGCACAATCCTCCTTTTAGGggggaaaagaaaataccCACCATCCTCGTGAATATGCCCCCTATCTGTTTCACTCATAAACTTTGTCAAATTCTTATATGGCctaaataattcttttaatatgttaaatttttgtaGACTCTGTTGTaccatatttttatcaattattaccctttttttttcatattcctTGTTTGAATATTGAAAACTTCCTGTTGATCTATCGTCCATCGTATTAATTTCATCCCTATTATCCTCGTCTATTTGATTATTCAAAATAGGATAATATTTCCTATcaatatgatataaataattctttatacATGTTTCTATATCATGAGTGGAAATGTAATTCCTCGAATTCTTAACCTTTTGATATATGTAGCTAATAGTTGAGAAGTCTTCTTGTTCCTTCCTTGCATTTGGTACACTAggaatttcatttttcatcatacttaaaaaacaaaaatagaaagaaataaaatttgctATTTCTATTTTAGATTTTGTTGtatcatttaataaatttatcatatattgattattataaattatcaaTTCATTCATATGTCTACCATGCTTTACATTTATCGAAGAATCATAATTTACGTTTTTCAACtcgttattattactacattCATTCTTTCCAATAAGTCCAAATTTCTTTATATCGTTTAGGCTAAAAAAGTTCTTGAAATAGTTCTCactaaaaagtatattacgTAGACCATCCTCAAACAATCCTTTACTTCTGAATACTCCTTCATTGTCCCCTGCTTTGGTTTCCTCATTCAGTTCTTCCTCATCACCACTAATATCACCTCCTCTATTACCGCCACTACGACTGCTGCTACTACCGCTGTTACTTCCTCCATTATTTTCGCTGCTACTACCCTCACTATCAATGTCATTCTTTATCTCTTCATTCTTTTTCCCTTCTACATgtcttatttttatgaaaccATCATCATCCTCTTCATCTTCTTTCTTGTTCGTTTCATTATTGTTCGTATTACCCAtttaaacagaaaaaaaaaaaaaaaaaaaaaaaaatgcccttttatatttattcgtGGAGTTTTTACTGATATATCTATTTAATTTGTGTTCTACCTATagttattttactttattctattttatttatatattttaatctaagctaatttttttttttttttttcctccttcCCTTATATcttatcattaaaaatttaagtgCATCgcttaaaaggaaaaagtttGCACTATATCACCTTTAAACagaaacatacatatacacatacatatatatatatatatatatatatatatatatatatatatatacatacccCTGAATGCTTCTTAACCCCTGTAAGGGTATATATGCTAACGTTTCAGTCATACCTCTTTTTTAAGCCAGAGCTCTAAATATACTTTGATCAAACGTGTATAATTGTACTAATTTTGtaccctttttttctttcatctttttttttttttttttttttttttttatttagtgtaatgatttttcttttttttttttccttattcaTGCATACTACATATAGTCCATAACAATATTGTAAAACTGTTCCTAGTAATAAtccatataaaaaattattgtgtAACCTTAATACTATGTCTTCTAACAGATTGAGTTTCTTTCAATTTCATTTATTGTACGTTATGTTTTACATAAGTAATTATACGTATCACAAGAAAAATTTGTGTGTTCTTTACGGTATGTcatttgtgtatataatattaggaacaaggcaaaaaaaaaaatatataaatacgtatatatatacataaatatgtatatacctatacatacatttaatattactGTAACGaaatatgatattttatgtttacaaaaagaaaaaagatcCTACTTgaaatttgttatattaaccttttcaaaattaaaaatttcttttgtagaaaagtaaaaaaaaaaaattgtacttttttttttttttttttttttcttcttatctTAAATTGTTATCTTCTAAAtgtttaagaaataaaaaaaaggcttTAGCCTAGAAtgaataaacatttttaatttaaaagatattcatatacataaataactgacacgtatatatatttatgtatatgcatataaatgtttacatatatatgtatacaattAAAATGGTTAATTTAGTATATACATTATGAATCGTAAAATATGTAAGCATTAAGGATTCGAAAAAGGCAGAAATTATAGGCAGCATAAATTAACAAgtacatacaaaaatatatatatatatatatatatatatatatatatattcacgtAAAATGGATGAAGTTAAAGagaaatgttttatttaaataaatgcagtatttattacatttaaaaaaaaaataataataaatataatcatGCTTGTAAAAGGGATACTACATAGGTGTAGACAGAAATGTTTCctattacataaattatatatatatatatatatataatatatatatataatatatatgtttatatacccatatacatacacttgTATAGTAAAAATGCTACAAGTATGAACAAaaccctttttttcttcattaaaaAGGGTCTCTTTtccaatattttatttaccaTGAAAACGTTTAATggttgtataaaaaaaaaaaaaaattaaaagtggGGCACACGGCAGTTATTTTGCTAcattttacttcttttgatttaatttaacttaatcttattttacttcattttacttgattcaattttattttatttttcttcttttcgcTCTGCATTTATTTTGGGTTTCTTAAAATTAGGATGACTGAATCACCCCTTAGAAATAATATGCTTATATACCTGTccttgttaattttttttttttttttttatctttcacTACTTCCACCCAAATTTCCCTCACTTCGGTTAAAAGCAAATTACAGTGTCTGTCGAAGGCCTTCACctaaacaaaaaacaaaaattttaaatggacatacatatttacgtACAAACGTACTTGCACATTACGTATAATACGCGTGTTAACCGTATTCATGGCCCACATGAACGAAcatgtatgaaaaaaatactcATTCAAATATGTGTAAGTGGATGTGTACGTGGATGTGCATGTGTAAGTCTATGCGTATGCTTATGCGCATTTGTATCCGTGTGCTCTCtctcatttgttcatttttcctATTTACCCTTCCCAAAAGTTTTCTATTATTTCGGCAGTTAATTAAGACTTGCGCATTATCCTTAACGCATTCCGACAACAATCCCAGTGGTCCATCCTCAGGGTTGTCTCTATTCTCTTCCAGCGTTACTTCACTTTTCATACTTCCTTAAAATGGAACTTCTTATAAACAtgaacttatttttttaaaagtccTTCTAATGCTCTTCAAAAATATCTCTTTCAAAAGGTAAATCTACAACTTccttaagtatatatattatagtattACATACAcctacatacatatgcatctaaatacgtacatatatgtgcatgcTTAATATTTGCGTTCGTATGAATAGCTCCTAAATTTTCAGTTAACATAAACCATGTAGAACACTTACTTTTGAAGATAAAttttgctaatttttttttaacttacaaaatttttaaagttcataaatgtaacaaaaaaaaaaaaaaaaaaaaaatcactACAAATACTGCTACGTTCTTATTTTTCCTCTCCCTAGTTAAATAAATTCGTCAAAAGAagagtaaaaatttttttttttttttaaatatttttatacgtttatatatatttatacatataattatatatatatacatactcttatacatgcatataattatatatatatatatattcatttatcataaatatatatatacatatatgctcAAGTATTCGCGCATGTGACAAAATATTGCAATATTTCTTGCAGTGTTGTAACATGATAGCTGAAGTGAAGATATCTCACTTTTGTAGTGCACGTTCTTTTGCTCCTTAATTTTTGAAACTTCTGACTTTATCAAATATTCTAGTGATGCTTTTTTATAGTTATGTCTGCTGTAAATGTATTTctttgtacatacataaacataaacgTGCAGAACAGTACAGTATGTATAAcatcaaatatataatatacataatacaaatgtacaaacatacatacaaatatatttatacatacatacatattacgATATAACCCTCATTTGGCACTTTCAAACTACGCTCCATTGAGTTCTTAACTTCTTCCTCATTCAGTACTCACGTATGGCATTAAATAACAGCtgtatgtaaaaattttccataatttcttttttcccccccccttgttttttaaatttaaaaaaaaaaaaaaaaaggaaacataATATGAagtattacaaaaattataacacgagtgatgttttaaaaaattttgagaaaaaattaaataaaaattataaaatgttcGAGGAGGAGGAGATCGAACAAATGCATAACGAATATGAACGTAAgttaaaagagaaagaacaaattaagataaaaaaaaaaaatgtaaacaaaaaaaatgggaaattattattaaacaagaaaaagttaaaaaaaaaaggtggaAGTGGTAAAAATAAGGACAACGTAGGAAGCAACTTGAGGGATAGTAGTTTATCCTCTTTggagctaaaaaaaaatgatgctCATGGAagggaagaaaaagaagaggaaaagagagaaaaaaaggaagaacaAAAAGTAGATAATGATTACGATAATGATAACGATAATGATGATACTTGTTATGATCGTGATGGGGGCGGGAAGACGAACGATGAAGGGAGCCTGAACGTTTCAACATTCGAGGAGCTGGATATATGTGAAGAAATACTGGAAAGCATACATGAGATGGGGTGGAAGAAGCCAACGCTAATTCAGCAGAAAATATTACCACATGCTTTTGAAAAAAGAGATATCATAGGATTAAGCGAAACTGGTAGTGGTAAAACTGCTTGCTTTATAATACCTATATTACAAGATTTAAAGAATAACAAACAAAGTTTTTTTGCTCTAGTTATATCCCCTACAAGAGAATTATGTATACAAATAGCTCAACATTTCCAGGCCTTAGGATCTAATCTactaattaatatatgtacaatatttGGAGGAGTTGATATAGTTACTCAGTCATTGAATTTAGCAAAAAAACCAAATATTATTGTTAGTACCCCAGGTCGAATTCTTGATCACTTAAATAATACTAAAGGGtttaacttaaaaaatttaaaatatttagttTTTGATGAAGCagataaattattatcacAAGATTTTGAATCttctataaataaattattacttattttacCACATAAGAGAGtaacctttttattttctgctACTATGACAAAAAGTGtagcaaaattaaaaaaagcttCTCTTAAAAACCCAGTTAAAATTGAAGTATCCAATAAATACAGCACAGTTAGCACATTAGtggaaaattatatttttataccactaaaatataaatacacatatttgTGTAGtctttgttttcattttgaaaGTAGAagcataattatatttacaaataccTGTGCTTCagcacaaaaaataaattttttttgtagaaaCCTAGGCTTGAAATCTATTTGTTTACATGGTAAATTAACACAAAATCAACGTTTAAGCAGCTTAAATTCTTTCAAAAGTAATAGgtacaatatattaatatcaaCACAAGTCGGGGCTAGAGGACTAGACTTAAAAGATATTAAGATTGTTATCAATTTTgatttatgtacatgtaaagAATATATTCATAGAGTTGGAAGAACAGCAAGGGCAGGGAGAACAGGCAAATCTATTACTTTTGTTACACAGTATGATGTCGAAAACTTCTTAGTTATtgaaaaacaattaaataaaaaaattgaaaaatttacCGATCTGGATGAAAATGATGTGTTATTGTACAACGATCAGACAATCGAAGCACTCCGCTTGGCCGAAATTGAGATGAAAGAGAACCAGGATCTCTTCAGGAAAAacaaattcaaaaaaaagaagtaggGGGAATGCTAAacttacaaaaaagaaatgtgcacacataaatataaatatatgtatatatgtacatgcgtATGTGTAATATGCACATGTCCACGTTTATGCATGCCTATGTTTCTGTTCTATTTGTGTATGCGCACCACTCGTATGTTTGTagcgttttttttttttttttttttttaatttaactttttaaatataattaaatatcgTCTCGTTTTTAGTTAATGTTACTcttatgtatgtttatacgTACTGagatgtacatttatatatacatatgtatgcactCTTTTAGATTGTTTTTAAAACGTTTCCTTGTTTTTATCAATATTTagttggaaaaaaaaaaaaaaaaaaaaaaaaattatgcttttaaaccataatttttttctactcattttaaaattatataccgAAATAgccaaaattatttattcgtttaaattctttttccAACATATAAGAAAACAACTGTAATGTAAGTTTATTGAAGTGTTTTGAAATTACacctcaaaaaaaaaaaaaaaaaaaatgaataacagaaatttttcttctcttaCTTTATTTTCTCTCCGCTTTTCTTCACGTCCCATcccttctctttttttttttttttttttacttatgtttatactttttgctttaaagttttaatttttccattttttagtttattctttttgtatatcaatttttttaggAATAATCCCATCACAGATAAAAACCAAAATAACGTTTATTATTCTAGCGTATTCCATTTGgtgtattaataatacaactttgaaataaattaccttttatatctatttagctagctattttttttttttttttttttttttttggtacaCATTCGTCAAATTTGTTAGCATGAAGAGAATTTAACGAGTTACAATATACTCAAAGATATTTCACCAAATTAACGTGCGCATACTTggtaatagaaaaattaatcatataataaaatattgtaaaaaaataaaaacttaaaataataaaataacacaTGAGAAAAAGAACTGCTaactattttattcttttttttttgggtgCAAAGCgattaataaataacaatgTACATCTAAGTATAACTCGAATAACGAGAAGGCGCACTCATGGAAAGACGAAGACATACAAGTTATATACCTTCAAtaaggataaaataaatattgcatcattaaatataaagaggAATAAATTCCTTTGTGATCAAGGCCAAAATGATGTAGATTATATTTATGGCTTAAATTCGGTGTGTTCCGTTCTTAAGAAAAATGAGAGAACCATCAATAGCGTCATGGTAATAGGAAGCGGACATTAAGAACATTCCTTCGTCCCTCAACACCGTTCcaacatgtatatgtatatatatatatataatatatacttatacatatcaGTACATACCCGCACGTACACAAATATGCTTGCACATGGGCCCGCTTTCCCGCATTATGCAAATCTCATACGTGTCTTTACATCTCTCATGTATGTTTAGTTcgttttactttattttatcctCTTTCATTCATTATGCGTTATTTACTaccattactat
Encoded proteins:
- a CDS encoding ATP-dependent RNA helicase DDX47, whose amino-acid sequence is MKYYKNYNTSDVLKNFEKKLNKNYKMFEEEEIEQMHNEYERKLKEKEQIKIKKKNVNKKNGKLLLNKKKLKKKGGSGKNKDNVGSNLRDSSLSSLELKKNDAHGREEKEEEKREKKEEQKVDNDYDNDNDNDDTCYDRDGGGKTNDEGSLNVSTFEELDICEEILESIHEMGWKKPTLIQQKILPHAFEKRDIIGLSETGSGKTACFIIPILQDLKNNKQSFFALVISPTRELCIQIAQHFQALGSNLLINICTIFGGVDIVTQSLNLAKKPNIIVSTPGRILDHLNNTKGFNLKNLKYLVFDEADKLLSQDFESSINKLLLILPHKRVTFLFSATMTKSVAKLKKASLKNPVKIEVSNKYSTVSTLVENYIFIPLKYKYTYLCSLCFHFESRSIIIFTNTCASAQKINFFCRNLGLKSICLHGKLTQNQRLSSLNSFKSNRYNILISTQVGARGLDLKDIKIVINFDLCTCKEYIHRVGRTARAGRTGKSITFVTQYDVENFLVIEKQLNKKIEKFTDLDENDVLLYNDQTIEALRLAEIEMKENQDLFRKNKFKKKK